The DNA sequence CTGTGAGGCTGTGGGTCGCTGGTCGGGCCCTGGGCCGCGGGCGGGCGGGGTCCGGACGTGCGTCGAGGCCGCACCCCTCCCCAGGGGTGCGGCCTCGAAGGCAGGGTGCGGCGGGGGTCAGACCCGGACGGCGTTGTGGAACGGCATCGCGTCGACGTCGGAGTACTTGACCGGCTCGCCGCTGGTGGAGGCGTGGAGCACCTTGCCGTTGCCGGCGTAGATGCCGACGTGGCTCACGGGGGAGTAGAAGAACACCAGGTCGCCGGGCTTGAGCTGGCTCTTGGAGACCGGGGTGCCGTCCATCTGCGACTGCGCGCTGGAGGTGCGCGGCAGGTCGATGCCGATCTGCTCGAACGCCCACACCATCAGGCCGGAGCAGTCGAACGCGCTCGGGCCGGTGGCGCCCCACTTGTAGGGCTTGCCGAGCTGCTGCTTGGCCTGCGCGAGCGCCTGGGAGCCCTCGGCGGAGCCGCCGGTCAGGCCGCCGACGATGTCGCCGATCACGCCGCCACCGTCGCCGTCGTCGTCCCCGCCGTGCCGGGCCGACGCCGCGGCGGCCTTCGCCCGGGCCTCGGCCGCCTTCGCCGCGGCCTCCTTCTGGGCGACGGCGGCGATGCGGGCCGCGTCGGCCTTCTCGAAGGCCTGCGGGACCGACGCGGTGACGTGCTCGAATCCGCTGGTCAGGGTGGACGCGGCGTCGCTGGTGCCGGTGCCGCCGTGCTCGGAGCCCGCAGCCGGGACCGACAGCTTCATCGTGGCCTCGTTGGCCGCGCCGGTGAGGTCCATGTCCGCGGAGGTCTCGGGGGACTGCTCCGGGGACTCCGGGGAGCTGAGCGTCGACACGACGCCCATGACCGCGGTGGCGCCGACCAGCGTCGCCGACATGGTCGCGACGACGGCGCGCGGGTGACGCCCGAGCGGCCCGGTGTCCGACGTGCCGCGGAGCAGGCCGATCGCGGTCCGCGAGGTGACGCCGGCGGGGGTGTCCGGCGCGTCGCGGGTGATGACGGTGTCGCCGCCGGACGCGGCGGGGACGCCGGTCGCGGGGGTGTCGATGCGCTCCAGGTCCGGGCCGGGGGCCTCGGAACGGCGGGCGCGGCGGCTGCCGGGTGCGGGGGCGTCGAAACCGGCCTCGGAGTAGCGCGCGAGCAGCTCGGCGGCGGAGATGCCCGCGCCGGCGTCACGGTCCCGGCGACGCCGGGGGACGTCGCTCTCGGGTGTATGGAGGTCCGGGGTGAGTGCAGTGGTCATTCGGGGGTCCTCGCCACCTCGGATCCGCCCCGGTCCTCGTGACCGGACACGGCTCCGCCCGCTGCGTGCTGGGTGGGCGCCAGGGGGAGTGTCGGTCAGCGGGGAGCGTGGGACCGACCAGGCGCACCAGCCGACGTCTCGTCGACCAGCCGAGAGCGACCGTAACCGCTCCGTGACACGGACACCGACCGGGCTCGCCGGGTGTGCGGCGAACGGCCGGTCCGGCGCGATCCGCGCACCGGGGCTGCGACCAACGGTGCAGACGGTGTGTTGTTCGGGTCGTACGGTCGTTCGGCCGCGCCGAACGGTGTGCGTACGCGGGTGTCGCAGTGCGCACGGTGACCGGGAGAGCCCCGGACGGACCACCATGTCCCGAACCCGGCGGTGCCGCCGGTGGCACCTCGTCGGCGTGACTGGGCCGGGAAGTCGTCCGGACCGTGGCGGACGGAGCAGCGCACGATGCGGGTCCCGTGCCTGGTGAGCGCGGGTGTCGTGTGCTCTGCGACGATCGGGGTGGGTGCCCGTCGCGACCGGCGGGGCGTGCGCCGGCCGGGTCGATGCCCGGGCCGGTGCCCGGAGCGGGAACCGGTGCGGCTCGGCGTGACGCCGGCCGCACACGGTGAACCGGGCGGCGGTCCGCGACGTAGGCATCCGGGAGGCACGCGGGGGGCGTCCGGGAGCGGACGGGCTCCGGAGCCGGGCCCTCCGACCCGGCCCCCCAC is a window from the Pseudonocardia sp. HH130629-09 genome containing:
- a CDS encoding C40 family peptidase: MTTALTPDLHTPESDVPRRRRDRDAGAGISAAELLARYSEAGFDAPAPGSRRARRSEAPGPDLERIDTPATGVPAASGGDTVITRDAPDTPAGVTSRTAIGLLRGTSDTGPLGRHPRAVVATMSATLVGATAVMGVVSTLSSPESPEQSPETSADMDLTGAANEATMKLSVPAAGSEHGGTGTSDAASTLTSGFEHVTASVPQAFEKADAARIAAVAQKEAAAKAAEARAKAAAASARHGGDDDGDGGGVIGDIVGGLTGGSAEGSQALAQAKQQLGKPYKWGATGPSAFDCSGLMVWAFEQIGIDLPRTSSAQSQMDGTPVSKSQLKPGDLVFFYSPVSHVGIYAGNGKVLHASTSGEPVKYSDVDAMPFHNAVRV